One genomic window of Phoenix dactylifera cultivar Barhee BC4 chromosome 6, palm_55x_up_171113_PBpolish2nd_filt_p, whole genome shotgun sequence includes the following:
- the LOC120111196 gene encoding tropomyosin-1, isoforms 33/34-like, with protein sequence MVEVLEEERAAHSLAKSALRASEARLGEVQSEVASLKYEAGVFRLKIEQLEAREKRALERAENAVELFKESEEFRDMLEKETVDGFLRGFDNFRKQMARICPQFDLSTVRPRMRFGYGPDDDNDDIPAALVSEEDLAEVEAEAAEPARAEAIPRETSEVVPAAPAEAPATDPEPAPAADPEPAPTEDP encoded by the coding sequence ATGGTCGAGGTGCTCGAGGAGGAGAGGGCCGCCCATTCACTGGCGAAGTCGGCCCTGCGTGCCTCGGAGGCGCGCTTGGGAGAGGTCCAGTCCGAGGTCGCGAGTCTGAAGTACGAGGCCGGGGTCTTCCGCCTCAAgatcgagcagctcgaggcccgGGAGAAGAGGGCGCTCGAGCGGGCTGAGAATGCCGTGGAACTCTTCAAGGAGTCAGAAGAGTTCCGCGATATGTTAGAGAAGGAGACtgtggacgggttcctccggggcttTGACAACTTCCGGAAGCAGATGGCCCGGATATGCCCCCAGTTCGAcctctcgacggtccgtccgaggatgAGGTTCGGGTACGGCCCCGACGACGACAACGACGATATCCCCGCTGCCCTCGTGTCCGAGGAGGACCTTGCTGAGGTCGAAGCCGAGGCAGCTGAACCGGCGAGGGCGGAGGCCATACCTCGTGAAACCAGCGAGGTTGTTCCCGCGGCGCCAGCCGAGGCCCCCGCCACAGATCCTGAGCCCGCGCCCGCTGCAGACCCTGAGCCCGCGCCTACTGAAGACCCGTAG